A single Pseudoalteromonas phenolica DNA region contains:
- a CDS encoding nuclear transport factor 2 family protein → MTVLKLIFTLFVCTFVSSTFATSALATEVTRTELEQKNLDKALYCMEILENRNDLKPAKRLEILKADCIVENYIQHSPHVPDGREALLAIFAKRYKKFPQLSMSVKRAASEGDLVWLHLHVKRTPDSLGSAIMHVFRMENGKFAEHWGVSQRVPETSKNNNTMF, encoded by the coding sequence ATGACAGTCTTAAAATTAATTTTTACTTTATTTGTATGTACTTTTGTTTCGAGCACTTTTGCTACAAGTGCACTCGCAACTGAAGTGACACGAACAGAGCTAGAGCAAAAAAATTTAGATAAAGCTCTATATTGCATGGAAATCCTAGAGAATCGAAACGATCTTAAGCCCGCCAAACGCCTTGAGATTTTGAAAGCAGATTGTATTGTTGAAAACTATATTCAGCACTCGCCCCATGTGCCCGATGGTCGAGAAGCATTGTTAGCAATTTTTGCTAAGCGCTATAAAAAATTTCCGCAGTTATCAATGTCAGTAAAGCGTGCCGCATCAGAGGGCGATTTAGTTTGGTTGCATCTTCATGTAAAACGCACGCCTGATTCACTTGGCTCAGCAATTATGCATGTGTTTCGCATGGAAAATGGCAAGTTTGCAGAGCATTGGGGTGTGAGCCAACGCGTACCTGAAACTTCTAAAAATAATAATACGATGTTCTAG
- a CDS encoding carbohydrate kinase family protein → MTEQTTMQLTCFGEALMDLLPHDGEALLPIVGGAPANAAVGFAKLGGHSAFLGGLSNDAFGQTIAKTLQHYGVDTAHCPVIKAANTALAVVQLDEHKERQFSFYRQQTADISVSMDDFNEFNWPQSGIYHFCSNTLTDSSITATHMALLEQAKAHGQIISFDVNLRLNLWHDLADLPARVEACFSLCDILKFSLEELAYLSHAASLSIEQYIQRLCALGVQVILVSDGKNPVQLITPQQTQSIATPSINAVDTTGAGDSLISGFLFALAQQQLKQSQLNANLEKLIDAAEFAVKCGAFTCAKLGAMPALPTYDEVN, encoded by the coding sequence ATGACTGAACAAACGACCATGCAACTAACTTGCTTTGGCGAAGCATTAATGGACCTTTTACCTCACGATGGCGAAGCTTTGCTTCCCATTGTGGGTGGAGCGCCCGCCAATGCCGCTGTGGGCTTTGCCAAATTAGGTGGTCACAGTGCGTTTTTAGGTGGGCTATCGAATGATGCATTCGGGCAGACCATTGCTAAGACATTGCAACATTATGGGGTAGACACGGCACATTGCCCGGTTATCAAAGCAGCAAACACCGCGCTGGCGGTTGTTCAGCTCGATGAGCACAAAGAGCGACAATTTAGCTTTTATCGTCAACAAACGGCAGATATCAGTGTATCAATGGATGACTTTAATGAATTCAATTGGCCGCAATCAGGTATTTACCATTTTTGTTCGAATACCTTAACGGACTCGTCAATTACAGCAACGCATATGGCGCTATTAGAGCAGGCCAAAGCGCATGGGCAAATTATTAGTTTTGATGTCAATCTTAGATTAAATCTCTGGCACGATTTAGCTGATTTACCGGCTCGCGTTGAAGCCTGCTTTTCGCTGTGTGATATCTTAAAATTCAGCTTAGAAGAGCTTGCATATTTAAGCCATGCGGCGTCGCTTTCAATAGAGCAATATATTCAGCGATTATGCGCGCTGGGTGTTCAGGTGATCTTGGTGTCAGATGGTAAAAATCCGGTGCAATTGATCACACCGCAACAGACGCAGTCAATTGCAACCCCGAGCATTAACGCTGTTGATACCACAGGGGCAGGAGATAGTTTAATAAGTGGCTTTTTGTTCGCTTTAGCTCAGCAGCAATTAAAGCAATCCCAGTTGAACGCAAATCTTGAGAAGCTGATTGATGCCGCTGAGTTTGCAGTCAAGTGTGGGGCCTTTACCTGCGCAAAGCTTGGCGCAATGCCGGCACTGCCAACTTACGACGAAGTGAATTAA
- a CDS encoding glutathione S-transferase family protein, with protein sequence MIKVHHLNQSRSTRVLWLLEELGMAYEVEKHERDAATRLAPASLGKVHPLNKAPIIEHNDIVICESGAIMEYILDQDTEQRLRPEKGSKAYYQYVEWSHFAEGSLGLPVITSLLMQMEERSGTNPMDGYIAKELNLDFSYIDSVLAQQTYFAGDEFSAADIMMTITLEIAGSLNLLEGRENIARYLTNVQSREAYLKARSFG encoded by the coding sequence ATGATTAAAGTACATCATCTTAATCAATCGCGTTCAACCCGCGTGTTATGGCTGCTAGAAGAGTTAGGTATGGCATATGAAGTTGAGAAACACGAACGCGATGCTGCAACGCGTTTAGCGCCCGCAAGTCTAGGTAAAGTACATCCATTAAATAAAGCGCCGATCATTGAGCACAATGACATAGTGATCTGTGAATCAGGTGCAATTATGGAGTACATTCTTGACCAAGACACAGAGCAACGTTTACGCCCAGAAAAAGGCAGCAAGGCCTACTATCAATATGTAGAGTGGTCGCACTTTGCAGAAGGCTCTTTGGGCTTACCGGTGATCACAAGTTTGCTGATGCAAATGGAAGAGCGCAGTGGCACAAACCCGATGGACGGGTATATTGCTAAAGAACTAAACCTAGACTTCTCATACATAGATTCGGTACTCGCTCAGCAAACCTACTTTGCTGGTGATGAGTTCTCAGCGGCCGACATCATGATGACTATTACACTTGAAATTGCAGGTAGCTTAAACTTGCTAGAAGGTCGTGAAAATATTGCCCGTTATCTTACTAATGTACAAAGCCGAGAAGCGTATTTGAAAGCGCGTTCATTCGGTTAG
- a CDS encoding TonB-dependent receptor domain-containing protein, producing MRTHNPTWFALSAIALAISTQTLAEEQQANIAKPQNELEKIIVTGVPQRRTVMASSVSVSSISAEQINVSTPRTTAEAFRILPGVRSESTGGEGNANIAVRGLPVASGGAKFLQLQEDGLPILQFGDIAFGNADIFLRLDNTVQSVESIRGGSASTAASNAPGGIINFISKTGDSESGSIATTFGLDYDEFRTDFEFGTYLSDSVRFHIGGFVRQGEGPRDTGYTGNKGGQIKANLTKEFDNGYVRLYLKHLDDRSTSYLPMPMRSNGDSLANFDALSDTPHSAYFIKTQGLGANNEIRQGDMRDGMHPQVDSVGVEASFDLSNDWKIENRFRVASVKGSFNSLFPAEVGSASNIAASIAGEGATLQYANGPQAGSAFNDDTLMRIHTFDVEMRDFGSMVNDTKLTKSLSDDTSVTFGFYASEQTIAMSWLWNSYLMELQGDNAALVDVFAADGTAYSENGLYAYGTPAWGNCCQRNYDTDYSTRAPYLVISSQFDDITLDASVRYDSGEAKGTYAGAVVSQRDINGDGVISKPEEQVAGIDIANPSAVNYDWSYTSYSVGANYQINPTQAVFGRVSEGARANADRLLFGKVNADGSVAKEDAIDEVTQYEFGLKQRFENGSLFATAFYAETEEQNFEATSQKFFDRQYEAKGIELNGVYFVGSFDFRGNMTWTDAEIAKDALTPEVVGNTPRRQADFIYSLMARYNMEQGAVGLSFIGTTDAYAQDNNDLKFDGYTQVNAFASYDVTDNLSVSLNINNLFDTVGITEAEEGSVPANDIIRARSINGRTTSFTLNYQF from the coding sequence ACACATAACCCCACTTGGTTTGCCCTAAGCGCTATCGCACTCGCGATCAGCACTCAAACACTGGCTGAAGAACAACAAGCAAATATCGCAAAGCCACAAAATGAATTAGAAAAAATAATTGTTACTGGTGTGCCTCAACGTCGCACCGTGATGGCATCTAGTGTGTCAGTGAGCAGCATTTCTGCAGAGCAGATCAATGTATCAACACCAAGAACCACCGCTGAAGCATTTAGAATATTACCGGGTGTGCGCTCTGAGTCGACGGGTGGCGAAGGTAATGCAAACATTGCCGTGCGTGGCCTACCAGTGGCATCAGGTGGAGCTAAGTTTTTACAGCTTCAAGAAGACGGGCTGCCGATTTTACAGTTCGGTGATATTGCATTTGGTAATGCTGATATCTTTTTACGTTTAGACAACACTGTACAATCAGTCGAGTCTATTCGTGGTGGCTCAGCGTCTACGGCGGCAAGTAATGCACCGGGCGGTATCATCAACTTTATTTCTAAAACAGGTGACAGCGAGTCAGGCAGTATCGCAACAACCTTTGGTTTAGACTATGACGAGTTCAGAACTGACTTCGAATTTGGTACTTATTTATCAGACAGTGTGCGCTTTCATATCGGTGGTTTCGTTCGCCAAGGTGAGGGGCCAAGAGATACAGGTTACACAGGCAATAAAGGCGGTCAGATCAAAGCTAATTTAACCAAAGAGTTTGATAACGGTTATGTGCGTTTGTATCTAAAGCATTTAGACGACCGTAGCACCAGCTATTTACCAATGCCAATGCGCTCAAATGGCGATTCGTTAGCCAACTTTGACGCTTTATCTGATACACCACACTCAGCGTACTTTATTAAAACACAAGGCTTAGGCGCAAATAATGAAATTCGCCAAGGCGATATGCGTGATGGTATGCATCCACAAGTAGACAGTGTGGGTGTAGAAGCCAGTTTTGATCTCAGCAATGATTGGAAAATAGAAAATCGTTTTCGTGTTGCAAGTGTGAAAGGTTCTTTTAATTCTCTTTTCCCTGCTGAAGTTGGCAGTGCATCGAACATCGCTGCAAGTATTGCTGGAGAAGGTGCCACCTTACAATATGCAAACGGTCCACAAGCAGGTTCAGCCTTTAATGACGACACATTGATGCGTATTCACACCTTTGATGTTGAAATGCGTGATTTCGGCTCAATGGTCAATGACACCAAGTTAACTAAATCATTAAGCGATGATACGTCAGTTACATTTGGTTTTTATGCATCTGAGCAAACCATTGCCATGTCTTGGCTTTGGAACTCTTATTTAATGGAGTTACAGGGCGATAATGCCGCGCTCGTTGATGTATTTGCTGCTGACGGTACTGCATATTCAGAAAACGGTTTGTACGCCTATGGCACGCCAGCATGGGGCAACTGTTGTCAGCGTAACTACGACACAGACTATTCAACGCGAGCACCTTATTTGGTGATATCTTCTCAATTTGACGATATCACCCTAGATGCAAGTGTACGTTATGACTCGGGTGAGGCCAAAGGCACGTATGCAGGTGCTGTAGTGTCACAACGAGACATTAATGGTGACGGTGTTATTTCAAAACCAGAAGAGCAAGTAGCTGGCATCGATATCGCAAACCCAAGTGCTGTGAACTATGACTGGAGCTACACCAGCTATTCAGTCGGTGCGAATTATCAAATCAACCCAACACAAGCTGTGTTTGGCCGTGTCAGTGAAGGTGCACGTGCAAATGCTGATAGATTACTGTTTGGTAAAGTAAACGCCGACGGTAGCGTGGCCAAAGAAGATGCCATTGATGAAGTAACCCAATATGAGTTTGGCTTAAAGCAACGTTTTGAAAACGGCAGTTTATTTGCAACGGCATTTTATGCTGAAACAGAAGAGCAAAACTTTGAAGCAACCAGTCAAAAATTCTTTGATCGCCAATACGAAGCAAAAGGCATTGAGCTAAATGGGGTTTACTTTGTGGGGTCATTCGACTTCAGAGGTAACATGACTTGGACGGATGCAGAAATTGCCAAAGATGCGTTAACACCTGAGGTGGTTGGTAACACGCCTCGTCGTCAAGCTGACTTTATCTACTCACTGATGGCGCGTTACAACATGGAGCAAGGTGCCGTTGGTTTAAGTTTTATCGGCACCACAGATGCGTACGCACAAGATAATAATGACTTAAAGTTCGATGGTTACACTCAGGTTAATGCATTTGCAAGCTATGACGTGACTGACAACTTATCTGTCTCACTAAACATCAACAACCTGTTTGATACGGTGGGCATAACAGAAGCCGAAGAGGGCAGCGTACCAGCTAATGACATTATTCGCGCACGAAGCATTAATGGCCGTACCACGTCGTTCACATTGAACTATCAATTCTAA
- a CDS encoding type 1 glutamine amidotransferase domain-containing protein, giving the protein MKKVLIPVTNHATLGSTDQANGTYAPELTHVVDVLNANNIGFDIVSIQGGKAPLYGTDIEGDEINNKVLGDASFQTQINNTVPVSQVNVDDYDAIFYPGGFGLLSDLASNEEVAAMAAKHYEAGGIIAAVCHGPAALLPITLSNGELLIADKEVTAFTREEEVDFGTINDIPFLLEEALTRKAAQYSKVQPWNEFVIQDDRLVTGQNPASAHAVGEFLVKLLAE; this is encoded by the coding sequence ATGAAAAAAGTACTTATTCCAGTCACTAATCACGCAACACTAGGCAGTACAGATCAAGCTAATGGTACCTATGCACCAGAGCTAACGCATGTTGTTGATGTATTAAATGCGAATAACATTGGGTTTGATATTGTCTCTATTCAAGGTGGTAAAGCACCACTGTATGGCACCGACATTGAGGGTGACGAGATAAATAATAAAGTATTAGGTGACGCGTCATTCCAAACGCAGATCAACAATACCGTGCCTGTCTCTCAGGTCAACGTAGACGATTACGATGCTATTTTCTACCCAGGTGGCTTTGGCTTACTGTCAGATTTAGCAAGCAACGAAGAAGTCGCAGCAATGGCAGCCAAGCATTATGAAGCGGGTGGGATCATTGCAGCAGTGTGTCACGGCCCAGCTGCATTATTGCCAATTACACTCAGCAATGGCGAATTGTTAATTGCCGACAAAGAAGTCACTGCATTCACCCGAGAAGAAGAAGTCGACTTTGGTACCATCAATGATATTCCTTTCTTATTAGAAGAAGCGTTGACACGAAAAGCGGCTCAATATAGCAAGGTACAACCTTGGAATGAGTTTGTCATTCAAGACGACCGTTTAGTGACAGGTCAAAACCCAGCAAGTGCCCATGCGGTAGGTGAGTTTTTGGTGAAATTGTTAGCTGAGTAA
- a CDS encoding DMT family transporter, with the protein MNDTQYFKGVAAIVFASLVWGTTGTAASLSANISAFSIGAFSMGGAGLLFILANLRKLLFYHKKFIENSKLVLFGGLSVAIYPLAFYSSMSFSGVAVGTIVSIASAPLFTVIFERFSGQASVSLRWWLSFILGVAGVSLLVIGKQHGNTSALISLNDQFGVILGCIAGLTYACYTCAIKRLIGHEIDSQTAMSGLFGLAALILLPAALVWGDNLFATVTNTAVSLYMVIVPMFCGYLLFSYGLKNVNASDATLITLLEPLIATLLAIGFLGERFSLVGLIGAVLLLISLLTNSIKQGKSLAYQAKKQFN; encoded by the coding sequence ATGAATGACACTCAATACTTTAAAGGGGTAGCAGCTATCGTTTTTGCCAGCTTAGTGTGGGGCACAACAGGAACAGCTGCGAGTTTATCTGCAAATATCAGTGCATTTTCCATAGGTGCATTTTCAATGGGTGGTGCTGGCTTACTGTTTATCCTTGCTAACTTAAGAAAACTTCTCTTTTATCACAAAAAGTTTATTGAAAACTCGAAGCTTGTGCTTTTCGGTGGACTGTCTGTTGCCATATATCCATTAGCATTTTATTCCTCGATGTCCTTCTCTGGAGTTGCGGTGGGAACGATTGTTTCTATCGCCAGTGCGCCGTTATTTACCGTTATATTTGAGCGTTTTTCTGGTCAAGCAAGTGTATCGCTGCGCTGGTGGTTAAGTTTTATTTTAGGTGTAGCTGGAGTGTCACTTTTAGTAATTGGAAAACAACACGGCAACACTAGTGCACTGATAAGTTTAAATGACCAATTTGGTGTGATATTGGGATGCATCGCAGGTTTGACTTATGCCTGTTATACCTGTGCGATTAAAAGGCTAATTGGGCATGAGATTGACTCACAGACTGCAATGTCTGGGCTATTTGGGCTTGCAGCATTAATATTACTCCCTGCTGCCTTAGTTTGGGGTGACAACCTATTCGCAACAGTGACCAATACGGCGGTGTCTCTTTATATGGTAATTGTACCTATGTTCTGTGGGTATTTATTGTTCTCTTATGGGCTAAAAAATGTCAATGCCAGTGATGCAACATTAATCACCTTACTTGAACCACTCATCGCCACACTGTTAGCAATTGGTTTTTTGGGAGAGCGATTTAGTCTAGTTGGATTAATTGGTGCGGTTTTATTATTAATAAGCTTACTTACAAATTCGATAAAACAAGGAAAAAGTTTGGCTTACCAAGCAAAAAAGCAGTTTAACTAA
- the def gene encoding peptide deformylase — protein MAVLEILKAPNEKLKVVAEQVTDFESVQTLIDDMLDTMYNTDDGIGLAATQVGRKEAIIIIDISEQRNEPLILINPEVVSGSNKEMGQEGCLSVPGYYADVERFTSVQVKGLDRTGKEVFVESDDFLAIVLQHEIDHLKGKLFIDYLSPLKQKMAMKKVKKAIKAA, from the coding sequence ATGGCTGTTTTAGAGATTCTAAAAGCTCCAAATGAAAAATTGAAAGTCGTTGCTGAGCAAGTAACTGACTTTGAAAGTGTGCAAACTTTGATTGATGACATGCTGGATACCATGTACAACACCGACGATGGCATTGGTCTGGCAGCGACCCAAGTTGGCCGTAAAGAAGCCATCATCATCATAGATATTTCTGAACAAAGAAATGAACCGTTAATATTGATTAACCCAGAAGTGGTGAGTGGGTCTAACAAAGAGATGGGTCAAGAAGGCTGTTTGTCGGTGCCGGGATATTATGCTGATGTAGAACGTTTTACCTCTGTGCAAGTAAAAGGGTTAGACAGAACAGGTAAAGAAGTGTTTGTTGAAAGTGATGACTTTTTAGCAATTGTGCTACAGCACGAAATTGACCATTTGAAAGGTAAGCTGTTCATTGATTACTTGTCGCCTTTAAAGCAAAAAATGGCGATGAAAAAGGTTAAGAAAGCGATTAAAGCAGCTTAA
- a CDS encoding helix-turn-helix domain-containing protein: MKDLLSIRSYSTRPTEHAHSYNQLVLPLQGMINIRVGTFNGKVSPRECVIVRSNEMHLFTAEKEARFIVADLKKLPDLIEDSPHIVFEISKPLSQYLLFIESQLENELSTAIEQAMLNTFKLLLCEQRLTPKLDIRINNALLYIEQNMSEPIIISDLAKVACLSPTQFKKNFKKQLGITVLEYITSLRMKKAQALLTHTDYPLQIIAEQVGYTSLSAFSRKFSQFFGLSPTKFKQ, translated from the coding sequence ATGAAAGATCTCTTATCAATTCGCTCTTATAGCACTCGCCCGACAGAGCATGCGCATAGCTATAACCAACTAGTATTGCCACTGCAGGGTATGATTAATATTCGAGTTGGGACGTTTAATGGCAAAGTGTCACCCAGGGAGTGTGTTATTGTGCGCTCAAATGAGATGCACCTCTTTACCGCAGAGAAAGAGGCGCGATTTATTGTCGCCGACTTGAAAAAACTACCAGATCTTATCGAAGATAGTCCCCATATCGTATTCGAAATCAGCAAACCGCTCTCACAATATTTGCTATTTATTGAAAGCCAGTTAGAGAATGAGCTTAGTACTGCCATAGAGCAAGCGATGTTAAACACTTTTAAGCTGCTGCTTTGTGAGCAACGTTTAACGCCTAAATTAGACATCAGGATAAACAATGCCTTGCTCTACATAGAACAAAATATGTCTGAGCCAATCATAATCTCAGACTTAGCTAAGGTCGCTTGCCTGAGTCCAACCCAATTCAAAAAGAACTTTAAAAAGCAGCTAGGTATCACTGTACTGGAGTACATAACCAGTTTAAGAATGAAGAAAGCCCAAGCACTACTGACGCACACCGATTACCCACTGCAAATAATCGCTGAACAAGTTGGTTACACTAGTTTGTCTGCTTTTAGTCGCAAGTTTTCTCAATTCTTTGGTTTATCACCAACCAAGTTTAAGCAGTAA
- a CDS encoding ankyrin repeat domain-containing protein, whose amino-acid sequence MHKHLFLVSLLIFISLAPKSMAQNNSLPALHQAVISGDLAKVKRLVSHGADINQLDSKMGNAPLHIAAQTDHTEIVKYLIEQGAFINLQTPRSGFTPLMVAAWYSKEANIKALFEYDELNINLKTRTGAMAEDMIGGWDRHIEPHEAELYNHLNAIFLAKRAELELQLSKQKILNIVEDSALDEDEKVKRIAVLISNGQDVNQRRPVYSSQNDWHTALLIAAREGYSKIVKLLLQHGADQTIPGYPMNAIAFHKAGYMGHPKVVELLLADKLAPLVLNAQGPNNGYTPLHDAIWHGNTEAAKVFLKGGAKQNLITYEKDTPLQLAERYQYDEIIKLIKGSL is encoded by the coding sequence ATGCATAAGCATCTTTTTCTTGTTTCATTATTAATTTTCATTTCGCTTGCACCAAAATCAATGGCACAAAATAACTCGCTGCCCGCACTTCATCAAGCAGTTATCTCAGGAGATTTAGCAAAAGTTAAAAGGCTAGTGTCTCATGGAGCTGATATTAATCAGCTTGACAGTAAAATGGGCAATGCACCACTCCATATTGCAGCTCAAACAGACCATACAGAGATAGTAAAATATCTTATTGAACAGGGAGCATTTATCAATTTACAAACACCTCGTTCTGGCTTTACGCCTCTTATGGTCGCAGCCTGGTATTCCAAAGAAGCTAATATCAAAGCTTTGTTTGAATACGACGAGCTAAACATTAACCTCAAAACCCGTACTGGTGCGATGGCAGAAGATATGATCGGTGGCTGGGATAGGCATATTGAGCCGCACGAAGCAGAGCTTTATAACCATTTAAACGCAATATTCTTAGCGAAACGAGCTGAATTAGAGCTGCAACTGAGTAAACAAAAAATTTTAAATATCGTTGAAGATAGCGCATTAGACGAAGACGAGAAAGTAAAACGTATCGCTGTTTTGATAAGCAACGGACAAGATGTTAATCAACGCCGCCCTGTGTATTCGAGCCAAAATGATTGGCACACCGCACTACTGATTGCTGCACGTGAGGGTTACAGCAAAATCGTAAAGCTTCTACTTCAGCATGGCGCTGATCAAACTATTCCAGGTTATCCTATGAATGCAATTGCCTTTCATAAAGCCGGTTACATGGGTCATCCAAAGGTTGTTGAATTACTACTAGCAGATAAACTCGCACCTTTGGTGCTTAATGCGCAAGGCCCTAATAACGGCTACACACCGCTTCACGACGCAATATGGCATGGCAACACTGAAGCCGCAAAAGTATTTCTAAAAGGCGGTGCTAAGCAAAACTTGATTACCTACGAAAAAGACACGCCACTGCAACTAGCAGAGCGGTATCAATACGATGAGATTATTAAGTTAATCAAAGGGAGTTTATAG